The Hypanus sabinus isolate sHypSab1 chromosome 3, sHypSab1.hap1, whole genome shotgun sequence genome contains a region encoding:
- the nrg1 gene encoding pro-neuregulin-1, membrane-bound isoform isoform X4 — MRTFPATTSPTPWSGHARPCNESNRHYCVNGGQCFVINGINKLSCQCDRGFTGERCAETVPMRVFIPEQAEELYQKRVLTITGICIAVLVVGIMCVVAYCKTKKQRKKLHDRLRQSLRSERNNMVNLVNGPHHANPPAENVQLANQYILKNPGSTEHVIERETETSFSTSHYTSTAHHSTTVTHTPSHSWSTGQTESVISDSHSVLVTSSMETSRQTSPVNHRGRLNGVAGRREMLICVRNSRDTPDSLRDSPHSERFVSAMTTPARMSPVDFRTPMSLKSPGSEMSPPVSSLTISMPSVPISPSIEEERPLLLVTPPRQREKRQDAYKQYRGSARDSASVPASPQRVVEDDEYETTQEYELALEPPKKGASSRRGKRTKLNGQISHKVENESNPTSNSNSSDSETEDERIGEETPFLTIQNPIAVSGESAPAYRLAENRTNSTNRYSAQEELQVRLTNVMANQDPIAV, encoded by the exons GTGTGATCGTGGATTCACTGGAGAAAGATGTGCAGAGACTGTACCCATGAGGGTCTTTATCCCTGAAC AGGCTGAGGAGCTCTACCAGAAGCGAGTACTGACGATTACAGGGATCTGTATTGCTGTTTTGGTGGTTGGCATCATGTGTGTGGTGGCGTACTGCAAAACAAA AAAACAGAGAAAAAAGTTGCATGATCGTCTAAGGCAAAGTCTCCGTTCCGAGCGAAACAACATGGTAAACCTTGTAAATGGACCCCATCATGCAAACCCCCCAGCAGAAAATGTTCAACTGGCAAAT CAATATATACTGAAAAACCCTGGATCCACTGAGCACGTCATTGAGCGAGAGACGGAGACCTCATTTTCAACAAGTCACTACACATCGACAGCCCATCACTCCACTACAGtcacccacacccccagccaTAG CTGGAGTACGGGCCAGACGGAAAGTGTCATCTCAGACAGTCACTCAGTGCTTGTGACATCATCAATGGAAACCAGCAGGCAGACCAGCCCAGTAAATCACAGAGGTCGCCTCAATGGGGTGGCAGGTCGGCGGGAGATGCTCATCTGCGTGAGGAATTCGAGAGATACTCCAGACTCTCTCCGAGATTCACCGCATAGTGAAAG GTTTGTCTCTGCTATGACCACCCCAGCTAGAATGTCACCTGTCGATTTCCGAACCCCCATGTCTCTGAAGTCGCCCGGTTCTGAGATGTCACCACCAGTCTCCAGCCTGACGATATCCATGCCCTCGGTTCCCATCAGCCCTTCGATCGAAGAAGAGAGACCCCTTCTCCTGGTGACACCGCCCCGGCAGAGGGAAAAGAGGCAGGATGCTTACAAGCAGTACCGTGGTTCAGCCAGGGACAGCGCCAGTGTCCCAGCCAGCCCTCAGAGGGTGGTCGAGGACGATGAATATGAGACCACACAGGAGTATGAGCTGGCCCTTGAGCCTCCTAAGAAAGGAGCCAGCAGCAGGAGGGGGAAAAGAACAAAGCTTAATGGCCAAATATCACACAAAGTGGAAAATGAGAGCAATCCAACCTCAAACAGCAATAGCTCTGACAGCGAAACTGAAGATGAACGAATAGGTGAAGAGACGCCATTTCTGACCATACAGAACCCCATAGCAGTCAGTGGAGAATCAGCCCCTGCATACCGATTGGCTGAGAACAGGACTAACTCTACCAATAGGTACTCAGCACAGGAAGAGTTGCAAGTCAGGCTGACCAATGTAATGGCTAATCAGGACCCTATTGCCGTTTAA